From Solibaculum mannosilyticum:
CTGCCTGAGAAGAAGCTGCCGAACTCAGGCTCTCTTGTGAGGATACCGCCTGGCTGGATACCGGTTCACTGGATACCGCCTCAGAAGAAGCTGCCGGCTCTTCGCTGGCAACCGGGACATCTTCTACCGGAGTCTCAGCAGTGGTCACCATTTCGCTGATAAAATTTCCTGTTCCCGCCGCAGCGGAACTGGTATCCAACTTCACAAAAAATTGGACGTCCCGTCCCATGGGGGTAACATAAAGAATAGGACTGATATAATTGTCCGCCGAATCCACCTCAAACCGATAATGGTTACAGGTATCGCCGACACGTTCGCAACTGCCGGTTTTGACAATCTCAGCATTGCGATAGGATCCGTCGTCGCCCTGGATCTGAATGCGTACATCACTGACATTGGACATTAATCCAAGGCCCAAAGTCACGTAAGTCTTGCCTTGGGACTGCTCCACCAACGCCTCTTCTTCCACAATGCTGGCACACATACTATCGCCGAGGGCGATGTTGGTACCGCCGTCCACTGTTTCACCCGTCTCCGGATTGACGTAAGAGGTGGTTCTGGATACAATGTATGCTCCGTCGTCCAAGGCGAAAACCGGAAGGGAGACAGCCACCAATAAGGCAGCTGTCACCACTCCGCAAACAATCCTTTTGATCCCTTTACCCATTTGCGCAGTTCCCCTCATGGTTTATTCTCCCTGGGAAGCCTTGCGCTTACCGCGAATGGACAAGGCCAGCATCATACCGGCCGAGATCAGAGCCACCATCATGAAGGGCAGCACGTTGCTGTCGCCATCGGTGTTGGGGTTCTCAACCGGATCTGCCGGAGTTACTACGTCCACAGAAGGATCGGAAGAATCGGTGGAGATCTTCTTCAAGGAGGAGTAATCCACTTTCACTCTGGCATCCAGATCCTGATTGCCCATCATAGCCACGTGGGGATTTACTTTTACCTTAATGTATTCCTGCGTGTGAGGAACGACGAAGGAGAAACAGGTGGGATTTCCGGAAGCGTCTTTCTTTTCCACCTTAGCCTCGGAGTAATTGCCGTCTGCATCGGCAACCTTCAGCTCCTGAAGGCTTGCGGTAATGGTCCCGAAGGTCATGGGCTTGGTATAGATGTACATAGTCATGGTGCCGTCTTTTACCACGATTCGAGCGGTTGTTTCAATCGAAGCTGCGGCCATGGAAGCCTGATCGTTGGTGGCGTGCCACAGCTGGATGGACACTTCATAGATGCCGTCTTCCAGATTGTCTTTGTCCAGAGGCTTGTCGCTTGTGTCGTCATCGGAACCCGTGGAAGAATCTTTCAAAGTCAGGGCTTTGACGGCAGCTTCAATATCGCTGGCCATTTTGTCCACTTTCACCTGATCGTTGGCTTTCAGATCCCGTACCACTGCGTCCAGAGCACTATTCAGCGCTGCAACCGATTCGTCTGTGTACTGCGACAGGTCGGCGGGTACGCTGGCGATGGCTTTGTCCACATTGGTATAGTCGGCGTCTTTATACTCGAGCTCTGCAATCTTGGATTCAATGTCCTCAGCCCAGCCGTCGACAGTGGCCTGATCCTCTTTGGTCAATCCATACTTCACAGCTTCTTTTGCCTCCTGAAGAGCATCCCAAGATGCTTCTGTGTAGAGGGATCCGTCTTCCGGGATCTTATCCAAAGCTGCTTCCACAGCGCTGTAGTCGGCGCCCGCATACTCAAGTGCATCGCGAGCTTCGGTCAGACGATCGATCATAGCATTGATTTCATCCATAGAGGCACCGTTTTCAATCATAGCCTCCGCTTCGGCCAGAACTCCTTCAAAGGCAGCCCATGTTTCAGGGGTATAGTTCTCTTCGGAAAGCTGGCGGTAGGAGTTCACCAAGTCTTCCAATTCGCTGGCATCGGCCTTGGCATTTTCAAAATCCAAAGTCAAAGTGACGTCGGTAGGATAAGGTTTCCCTCCGCCTAAGAAAGCATTCATAAAGTCAACGGTAATTTCCAAAACATAACTTCCATCGTCCGACGCATTGGTCAGCGGGAACTGAACTTCATCCGGCACCTGGATCTCTTCCACAGCAGAAACATCTCCGAATTTGGTGGAGGACTTCTCAGTCTTGTAGGAGAGATAGGTAGCTCCTTCTATTGTGAGTACGTTGGCATGGTATTCGCCCATCAGGTTGATCACCATATGCTGCAGATTGACTTTTGCCGTCATGTCGCCATTTTGATCTACGGTAACTTCGGCATTCTCACCAAATGCATTCGCAAATGCCTGCTGTACGGGCGGAAGCGGCGCCGCACTCACCAGAGATTTGACGGGCACTACATAAGTTCCCGGAGTCGATGCAATATCCGTTCCTTCTGCGAATGCACTGACCGCGCTCATGCTCAGCATCAGCATCGCTGCCAACAGCAGGGACAAACCGCGCTTTAGCCAATTCTGTTTGGTTCTTGCCATAAATCCATTCCTCCATTTTGTTCTTTTATTTTAAGTTAGTACTTACTAACTTAAGGACGAGAATCGTGCGGTTAAAATTTACATCTCCCCTTTCAGCACGATACGGCTTACAGATCCGGCGCCCTCTTTCTACGTCTGAATCAATAAAGCCGTAACTTAGTTTTAGCTAACTATTCGCTCTAAAAAATACGCCTTGCGGCGTTTTCATTGTTTGAGCAAGTCAATTATACTATAAAGCTCTTCCTTTGTCATACATAACTTTGTAGCATCACTGCAACAAACCGCCTACTTTTTTCCTCTTTTCTGCCCAGGAAAGCCCAGAATATGAGCTTTTATAAATGTTGCATGCAGGCTACAAAAATCTCGAAATTCCTTGCTATTCGGTACGCTATATTAATATAGTAAAGATCGCCGTGCTTTCCGGCATATGCATAACCCCTACGGAACATGCCATTTTAAGGCATACACTCCCATGAAGAATCCTGCTGGCATCGTTTCCTACGCTTAAAAAATTTAAGGCATCAGCTGGAAACGACAGAACATCTCCATTGCTCTGAGCATCACAAAATTTATTTCCGTCAAAATACTTTAAACTGCTGATTTTCCCTGTCATTTTCTTTCCATCGACTGCTGAATGATGAGAGGTATCCCGCGCCTTTAGACCGATGATTCCAGCACCTCGATTGACCGTCAAAAGACACGGATGCTCAAATCCATCGTTTGCCATGGAGATGTTGCTTCCATTTTTGGCCGATTCCCGATAAAGAATAAATGGGAACAAATAAGCTCCGTCGCGCAATTTTCTGCACAAAACCGATCCGTCAAAATTCCTTTTTTCTTTCAATATATGCCGGATTCGATAACGTTCCTCCATCCCCTGGATGACTTCAAAGGTTTGGTCAGAACAGTACATAGACAGATATGTGGCATCGTCTTGTGCATTTAATTGCGGAACCCCTTCATAAATGAGATGATTGATGGCAATGTCCATGCGTTCCGCATATTTCTTGGCCGAGATTACTCCACTGGGCGTCAATTTAGGATGTCTGCTATCGCTGCGGTCCAGCAGCCCCTCCTTTTCTAAGGATATCATAGCCCGGCTGACGGCATATTTCTCGGCGGCAAGTGTCTTTGAAAGATTGGTTACAGTACAGTTCTCTAAGGACATCTTTAAAAAGCAAATCAGGATGCGCATTTTTAAAATGTCAATGTGGCCTGGCATGTCTTTCTCCTCTACGATCGAATTGGTTTTCAGTTAGTTTTAGCTAACCAATTATACCACATTGTCTCTTTTTGTCAATTGTACCTGTCCTACATTGCGTTATCCTGCCGCAAAACAAAAGCCTGGAGCTGACTTTGCTCCAGGCTTACTTGGTGGACCTGATCGGATTCGAACCGACGACCCCCACAATGCGAATGTGATGCGCTCCCAGCTGCGCTACAGGCCCATAATCCCTATTAGACTTTTTTGATCTAACAGAGATAAATTATACCAAATCACCTTGGTCTTGTCAATATTTTTCCCTGTCATGACACACTCTCTCTTTAAAAAGAAATGATCCTTAATGCTTGCAATTCTAGTCTAATCCCAATATAATAAAAACCATATATTTGATATTTTATCTAAATAGTTTGTCATTATCTGTATAAAAATAAAAATTTCGAAAGGGAGATCTTATGTTTCGTATTGGGGAAAAATTTTCCTCCTGTTTTATTTGGTTTATTTATGGCTTATATTTTATTTTTATTGCAGCAATTCTTGTTTTTACTGTCGTAGGCCCAGAGGTAGAATATTTTCCCCTCCGTATGTTCATCATGGTTGTAGCAGGTATTCTAGCTATTTTTCTTCTATTATGGTTGTATAATACTAAATTAAAAAAACCGTTAGAAAAAGTTTCTCATCCTACAGTTGTATTAATATTATTTCTAATCTGTTTGTTCGTAAAACTGACTATTGTATTTTGTTTTTCCGTCGAGCCTCGTGTAGACTACGCCACCTTTTACAATACAGCAGTGAGTTTAAGTCGCGGCGAGCTCCCATCCAACGCTCGTTATTTAGCTCTTTTCCCCCATATTTTCGGCTATTCGTCTTTTATGAGCCTTTTTTATAAAATCTTTGGTACGAGCTATCTGATAGCTCCTATTGTAAATGCGGTTCTTTCTTCTCTTTCTATATTCTTCTTCTATTATATAGGTTGTTGCATTATATCTAAAACAGGTGGTATTTTTTCCTGTATTATTTGGATCTTCTTGCCTTCTCAAAGTTTTTACAATATATATGTGTTGTCCGAGCCTTTATATACACTGGAACTTTTGATCGCTTTCTCCCTTATAATCTTTCTAAGTAAACGTTTAGCAAAAACTTCTTATCCTATTTGTTTGGGAATTTCTATTCTTTTAGCCCTTGTTCTGCAACTTATCAATATGTCCCGTCCTATCGCTTATATTCCTATCATTGCTTTCTTCTTATGGTTCTTTTTGGTTTGTACAGATCATTTCTCAATAAAAAAGTTGTTGGCTAAAAAAGCTATCATATTTGCTGTTATGATGACTTTTTTTATAATTTTCTCCTCTTTAGGAAACTGGTTTTTGGAAAAGAAAATTGGAGAAGCTCCAGCTACAGCTCCTGGTTATAACATATATGTGGGCTTTAATGAAAAAT
This genomic window contains:
- a CDS encoding heme-binding Shp domain-containing protein; this encodes MGKGIKRIVCGVVTAALLVAVSLPVFALDDGAYIVSRTTSYVNPETGETVDGGTNIALGDSMCASIVEEEALVEQSQGKTYVTLGLGLMSNVSDVRIQIQGDDGSYRNAEIVKTGSCERVGDTCNHYRFEVDSADNYISPILYVTPMGRDVQFFVKLDTSSAAAGTGNFISEMVTTAETPVEDVPVASEEPAASSEAVSSEPVSSQAVSSQESLSSAASSQAEESSAPSSSSASSESAEEESGGNTALIVWIVVAVVVVAGAVAFVIYKKRRKP
- a CDS encoding NEAT domain-containing protein; translation: MARTKQNWLKRGLSLLLAAMLMLSMSAVSAFAEGTDIASTPGTYVVPVKSLVSAAPLPPVQQAFANAFGENAEVTVDQNGDMTAKVNLQHMVINLMGEYHANVLTIEGATYLSYKTEKSSTKFGDVSAVEEIQVPDEVQFPLTNASDDGSYVLEITVDFMNAFLGGGKPYPTDVTLTLDFENAKADASELEDLVNSYRQLSEENYTPETWAAFEGVLAEAEAMIENGASMDEINAMIDRLTEARDALEYAGADYSAVEAALDKIPEDGSLYTEASWDALQEAKEAVKYGLTKEDQATVDGWAEDIESKIAELEYKDADYTNVDKAIASVPADLSQYTDESVAALNSALDAVVRDLKANDQVKVDKMASDIEAAVKALTLKDSSTGSDDDTSDKPLDKDNLEDGIYEVSIQLWHATNDQASMAAASIETTARIVVKDGTMTMYIYTKPMTFGTITASLQELKVADADGNYSEAKVEKKDASGNPTCFSFVVPHTQEYIKVKVNPHVAMMGNQDLDARVKVDYSSLKKISTDSSDPSVDVVTPADPVENPNTDGDSNVLPFMMVALISAGMMLALSIRGKRKASQGE